A region from the Sphingopyxis lindanitolerans genome encodes:
- a CDS encoding asparaginase domain-containing protein produces the protein MIDIFTTGGTIDKVYFDALSEFQIGPTAIPDLLRENNVHVPHRVTPLMRKDSLDLTDTDREAIRAAVAASDATRILVTHGTDTMVVTGRVLAGVAGKTIVLTGAMQPASVRASDAEFNVGFALAAVQTLPPGVYVAMNGMIFDPETTVKDRAGQRFVQE, from the coding sequence ATGATCGACATCTTCACCACCGGCGGAACGATCGACAAGGTCTATTTCGACGCCCTCAGCGAGTTCCAGATCGGCCCGACCGCGATCCCCGACCTGCTGCGCGAAAATAATGTCCATGTCCCGCACCGCGTCACCCCGTTGATGCGCAAGGACAGCCTCGACCTGACCGACACCGACCGCGAGGCGATCCGTGCCGCGGTGGCGGCGAGCGATGCGACGCGCATCCTCGTCACCCACGGCACCGACACGATGGTCGTCACCGGCCGCGTCCTCGCCGGGGTCGCGGGCAAGACGATTGTGCTGACCGGCGCGATGCAACCGGCGTCGGTGCGCGCGAGCGACGCCGAATTCAATGTCGGCTTCGCGCTCGCCGCGGTGCAGACGCTGCCGCCCGGCGTTTATGTCGCGATGAACGGGATGATCTTCGACCCCGAAACGACGGTGAAGGATCGCGCGGGTCAGCGTTTCGTGCAGGAATAG